Proteins encoded by one window of Haliotis asinina isolate JCU_RB_2024 chromosome 6, JCU_Hal_asi_v2, whole genome shotgun sequence:
- the LOC137287548 gene encoding uncharacterized protein isoform X2, with product MASRIVLVCLFNLSFTKDGIACGGNSALKVVEMCKGGSATDDHFYLHGSPAGGVQRCVCYLTITGAATSVNFTPLSVTNTAAACGGTLTLVDGSMRDCGWLSGADIFSFSEANIYIECPLSTTTTATLSSRLATMTPQTTTAFVIPSSTSTTTLLPLNFFTSSYTSTPSSTRHLATSTLTSELAKSTTVSSSENQPTPSPVTNIQSSTENDKPEGTTVEHKSLSGLLIAGWVIAAILVAVIVVIVVLLMRKSRQSNYESREPCRQSVSTQTDGGSIYEELYQGNMTKPDTLYERIETQSAGLGMKDYYNFEMGDYCNP from the exons ATGGCGTCTCGAATcgtcttggtgtgtttgtttaatCTTAGTTTCACCAAAGACG GCATAGCATGTGGAGGAAATTCAGCATTGAAAG TTGTAGAGATGTGTAAAGGAGGTTCAGCCACAGACGATCACTTCTACCTACACGGATCTCCAGCAGGCGGTGTACAGCGGTGTGTCTGTTACCTGACTATCACAGGTGCTGCAACGTCAGTGAATTTTACTCCACTCAGCGTGACTAACACCGCAGCAGCCTGTGGGGGAACACTGACACTGGTCGATGGTTCCATGAGAGACTGTGGATGGCTGTCCGGGGCAGATATATTTTCGTTTTCAG AGGCCAACATATATATCGAATGTCCTCTTTCTACAACGACAACGGCGACACTATCGTCTCGATTAGCTACAATGACACCACAAACGACAACCGCTTTTGTCATTCCCTCATCAACATCGACGACTACATTATTGCCACTTAATTTCTTCACTTCTTCTTACACATCGACACCTAGTTCAACTAGACATTTGGCTACATCGACATTAACAAGTGAGTTGGCAAAATCGACGACAGTATCATCGTCAGAAAACCAACCAACCCCATCACCCGTCACAAACATTCAATCTTCGACCGAAAACGATAAGCCTGAAGGCACAACAGTGGAACACAAGTCATTGTCCG GTTTGTTAATTGCCGGATGGGTGATAGCGGCGATCCTTGTTGCTGTCATTGTCGTGATTGTTGTTTTGCTGATGAG GAAATCAAGGCAGTCCAACTATGAATCAAGAGAACCGTGTCGACAGTCTGTGTCAACACAGACAGATGGCGGCTCCATCTATGAAGAGCTATACCAGGGCAATATGACAAAACCTGATACATTGTACGAGAGAATAGAAACACAGTCTGCAGGACTTGGAATGAAGGATTACTACAACTTTGAGATGGGTGATTATTGTAACCCTTAG
- the LOC137287548 gene encoding mucin-22-like isoform X1, with product MASRIVLVCLFNLSFTKDGIACGGNSALKVVEMCKGGSATDDHFYLHGSPAGGVQRCVCYLTITGAATSVNFTPLSVTNTAAACGGTLTLVDGSMRDCGWLSGADIFSFSGTSAVTFAYNSPDVRFCVEVEKHTEEANIYIECPLSTTTTATLSSRLATMTPQTTTAFVIPSSTSTTTLLPLNFFTSSYTSTPSSTRHLATSTLTSELAKSTTVSSSENQPTPSPVTNIQSSTENDKPEGTTVEHKSLSGLLIAGWVIAAILVAVIVVIVVLLMRKSRQSNYESREPCRQSVSTQTDGGSIYEELYQGNMTKPDTLYERIETQSAGLGMKDYYNFEMGDYCNP from the exons ATGGCGTCTCGAATcgtcttggtgtgtttgtttaatCTTAGTTTCACCAAAGACG GCATAGCATGTGGAGGAAATTCAGCATTGAAAG TTGTAGAGATGTGTAAAGGAGGTTCAGCCACAGACGATCACTTCTACCTACACGGATCTCCAGCAGGCGGTGTACAGCGGTGTGTCTGTTACCTGACTATCACAGGTGCTGCAACGTCAGTGAATTTTACTCCACTCAGCGTGACTAACACCGCAGCAGCCTGTGGGGGAACACTGACACTGGTCGATGGTTCCATGAGAGACTGTGGATGGCTGTCCGGGGCAGATATATTTTCGTTTTCAGGTACCAGTGCGGTCACCTTTGCCTATAACTCTCCAGACGTCAGGTTTTGTGTAGAGGTAGAGAAACACACAGAAG AGGCCAACATATATATCGAATGTCCTCTTTCTACAACGACAACGGCGACACTATCGTCTCGATTAGCTACAATGACACCACAAACGACAACCGCTTTTGTCATTCCCTCATCAACATCGACGACTACATTATTGCCACTTAATTTCTTCACTTCTTCTTACACATCGACACCTAGTTCAACTAGACATTTGGCTACATCGACATTAACAAGTGAGTTGGCAAAATCGACGACAGTATCATCGTCAGAAAACCAACCAACCCCATCACCCGTCACAAACATTCAATCTTCGACCGAAAACGATAAGCCTGAAGGCACAACAGTGGAACACAAGTCATTGTCCG GTTTGTTAATTGCCGGATGGGTGATAGCGGCGATCCTTGTTGCTGTCATTGTCGTGATTGTTGTTTTGCTGATGAG GAAATCAAGGCAGTCCAACTATGAATCAAGAGAACCGTGTCGACAGTCTGTGTCAACACAGACAGATGGCGGCTCCATCTATGAAGAGCTATACCAGGGCAATATGACAAAACCTGATACATTGTACGAGAGAATAGAAACACAGTCTGCAGGACTTGGAATGAAGGATTACTACAACTTTGAGATGGGTGATTATTGTAACCCTTAG
- the LOC137286901 gene encoding serine/threonine-protein kinase pdik1l-A-like — protein sequence MSVKRVSELLCVYPNTALLTDSQSKCVKQNTGLGQQCDYNRELIWTCVNMGNTATRIKGYRLSTRLGGGCFGVVYKMKSKTDAKVYALKEIYRGKSPNGLASLHREVDIHEQLPYHRNIVRFIECFKQEFKLYIVLEFCSLGTLNDYIITNDVSDKTLLYIMFDTARGLQHIHRHNIVHRDIKPDNVLLSAGKFGIPTCKICDFGLARYCDKGGVVGQQCDDDPPASDDGPMMYMAPEITSGLYTVACDVFSLGMLYFVMYSLHVTEFKGRKVLEPHAHGYPMFTAPDSVVETEIERYVRGQLNRDLIIAMLRKKPSDRCTITDVLERLYAIFAGAISTDKDASTTWRVSNGHIE from the coding sequence ATGTCAGTTAAACGCGTTTCCGAACTGCTGTGCGTGTACCCGAACACAGCATTGTTAACTGACAGCCAGTCGAAGTGCGTGAAACAAAACACAGGCTTGGGGCAACAATGTGACTACAACAGAGAGCTTATATGGACTTGTGTTAATATGGGGAATACTGCCACAAGGATAAAAGGATATCGTCTTTCCACGAGACTAGGAGGTGGGTGCTTTGGTGTTGTTTATAAAATGAAAAGCAAGACCGATGCCAAAGTATACGCACTTAAAGAAATTTACAGAGGCAAAAGTCCCAACGGATTGGCCTCACTTCACAGGGAGGTTGACATCCACGAGCAGCTACCATATCACAGAAACATCGTAAGGTTCATTGAATGTTTCAAACAGGAGTTCAAACTTTATATCGTGCTGGAATTTTGTTCTCTGGGAACGCTAAACGACTATATCATTACGAACGATGTGTCTGATAAGACACTCCTTTATATCATGTTTGACACTGCAAGAGGCTTACAACATatccacagacacaacatagtTCATCGTGACATTAAACCAGATAACGTTTTACTATCAGCTGGCAAGTTTGGAATTCCAACGTGCAAGATCTGTGACTTCGGTTTAGCCAGATATTGTGATAAGGGTGGAGTAGTAGGACAACAGTGTGACGATGACCCACCAGCATCGGATGACGGACCAATGATGTACATGGCTCCAGAAATCACCTCTGGGTTATATACTGTAGCTTGTGATGTCTTCTCATTGGGCATGTTGTATTTCGTAATGTACTCGCTTCACGTGACTGAGTTTAAAGGTCGGAAAGTCCTCGAACCTCACGCTCACGGATATCCTATGTTTACAGCCCCAGACAGCGTTGTTGAAACTGAGATCGAGCGATATGTACGAGGTCAGCTTAACCGGGATTTGATTATTGCAATGTTGAGGAAGAAGCCAAGCGATCGGTGCACCATTACCGATGTG